The following proteins are co-located in the Microbacterium immunditiarum genome:
- a CDS encoding MarR family transcriptional regulator — protein sequence MTNGRTGQSSVRQALLAYVRARSEALAQARKQLGIGEGDANALLHIAAHPGIRPSQLREHLGITSPGVTALIDRLVSRGIVRRDLDPSDRRVNRISVTVDLGDEPWAQLTRFDSAFDDAVLAGEEADAARFAELLESWTTSTNDYGAGRGPASGSGRVDPHERG from the coding sequence GTGACGAACGGACGAACGGGGCAATCGAGCGTGCGCCAAGCGCTTCTGGCGTACGTGCGCGCACGCTCGGAGGCCCTCGCGCAGGCGCGCAAGCAGCTGGGTATCGGCGAAGGCGATGCGAATGCGCTCTTGCACATCGCCGCACATCCCGGTATCCGCCCCTCGCAGCTCCGTGAGCATCTGGGCATCACCTCGCCGGGTGTCACCGCGCTCATCGACCGGCTCGTCAGCAGGGGGATCGTGCGGCGGGATCTCGACCCGAGCGACCGTCGCGTCAACCGGATCAGCGTGACCGTCGACCTCGGAGATGAGCCGTGGGCTCAGCTCACCCGGTTCGACAGCGCGTTCGACGACGCGGTGCTCGCGGGCGAGGAGGCCGACGCGGCTCGATTCGCGGAGCTGCTCGAATCGTGGACGACGTCGACGAACGACTACGGCGCCGGACGAGGCCCGGCCAGCGGGTCAGGGCGCGTCGACCCCCACGAACGAGGATGA
- a CDS encoding GntR family transcriptional regulator, with protein MRSRPLLADVVRAGLREAIVRGEFPPGSKLPNEDDLRERFDVSRITLREAVSGLIEDGYVVRRQGSGTYVTFRPALRNSLDTNFSYSEYLESAGSTARKRILSAKLVPADDETAEGLQVEPRSEVVELRRLRVAGERPAIFSIDYLPPGVVDVERDLKAFHGSLYRMLSERRRPVEHGEAIVTPVIADRRLAQLLEVSEGSPLQYIEQIDFDPLGVPVLRSLEWHVPSVIELRVYRRGPGPISAEPE; from the coding sequence ATGAGATCCCGTCCACTACTCGCCGACGTCGTCCGTGCCGGGCTCCGAGAGGCCATCGTGCGCGGTGAGTTTCCGCCCGGGTCGAAGCTGCCGAACGAGGACGATCTGCGCGAGCGCTTCGATGTCAGCCGGATCACGCTGCGCGAGGCGGTCAGCGGGCTCATCGAGGACGGCTACGTCGTACGCCGTCAGGGATCGGGCACCTATGTCACCTTCCGTCCGGCCCTGCGGAACTCGCTCGACACCAACTTCAGCTACTCCGAGTACCTCGAGAGCGCAGGCAGCACCGCGCGCAAGCGCATTCTGAGCGCGAAACTCGTCCCCGCGGACGATGAGACCGCCGAGGGACTTCAGGTCGAGCCGCGGTCCGAGGTGGTCGAGCTCCGCCGGCTCCGGGTGGCGGGCGAGCGACCGGCGATCTTCTCGATCGACTATCTGCCACCCGGTGTGGTCGACGTCGAGCGCGATCTGAAGGCCTTCCACGGTTCGCTCTATCGGATGCTCTCGGAGCGGCGCCGGCCAGTGGAGCATGGCGAGGCGATCGTCACCCCCGTCATCGCGGACAGGAGACTCGCTCAACTGCTCGAGGTCTCCGAGGGAAGCCCACTCCAGTACATCGAGCAGATCGACTTCGATCCGCTCGGCGTGCCGGTGCTGCGTTCGCTCGAGTGGCACGTGCCGTCGGTGATCGAGCTGCGGGTGTATCGTCGCGGTCCCGGCCCGATCTCCGCCGAGCCGGAATAG
- a CDS encoding BNR-4 repeat-containing protein — protein sequence MDGFSSRLLADGAWCWWTKPRATAVDGDLYVGVIDEVGQIVVAAIEPDGNTRSRTVLARIEDDDHNNPALLVHRERPPLCAYARHDEEPFVRLRVGRRPLDVTAWEPERRIRFPGVTSYAQLHPFGDRLLLFSRAGVTAWCVARSEDWGATWTEGVPFIALDTDQEVYMPTVLLPDRRTVRVAISGHPKQYRHRPVRDVFACVVDLETGEITRPADGARIGNVLTGEGLPLTEAVLDLAYGPPSGRTLNLFDVGRGERFEIGFATKLAGDEATVDGAYEVATLTDDGWRMERLAPTGDVFGYIHAGMYVGGLAFPPAGPSGRVTISREEDGRWHLEEWSRDASGLWHPAHLTPPGAVRLVRPWAVEGEGAPGYLALELERYGDSYVGTRSHVAGPFATGW from the coding sequence GTGGATGGGTTCTCTTCTCGCCTCCTCGCGGACGGTGCGTGGTGCTGGTGGACCAAGCCTCGGGCAACCGCCGTCGACGGCGACCTCTACGTGGGTGTCATCGACGAGGTCGGTCAGATCGTCGTGGCCGCGATCGAGCCGGACGGGAACACGCGGTCCCGGACCGTCCTCGCCCGGATCGAGGACGACGACCACAACAACCCGGCCCTCCTCGTCCACCGCGAGCGCCCGCCGCTGTGTGCCTACGCGCGCCACGACGAGGAGCCGTTCGTACGCCTCCGGGTCGGCCGCCGCCCGCTCGACGTGACGGCGTGGGAGCCGGAGCGGCGCATCCGGTTCCCCGGCGTGACCAGCTACGCGCAGCTGCACCCGTTCGGCGACCGCTTGCTGCTGTTCTCCCGGGCCGGAGTCACCGCATGGTGCGTCGCCCGCTCGGAGGATTGGGGTGCCACCTGGACCGAGGGCGTCCCGTTCATCGCACTGGACACCGACCAGGAGGTCTACATGCCGACCGTCCTCCTGCCCGACCGGCGCACGGTGCGCGTGGCGATCTCAGGACACCCGAAGCAGTATCGGCACCGTCCGGTGCGCGACGTGTTCGCGTGCGTCGTCGATCTCGAGACCGGCGAAATCACCCGCCCGGCCGACGGCGCGCGGATCGGCAACGTGCTCACCGGAGAAGGCCTTCCGCTCACCGAGGCGGTCCTCGATCTCGCGTATGGGCCACCGTCCGGCCGCACGCTCAACCTTTTCGACGTCGGTCGGGGGGAGCGCTTCGAGATCGGCTTCGCGACCAAGCTCGCGGGCGACGAAGCGACGGTGGATGGCGCGTACGAGGTCGCGACGCTGACCGACGACGGCTGGCGCATGGAGCGGTTGGCGCCGACCGGAGATGTGTTCGGCTACATCCACGCAGGCATGTATGTCGGCGGGCTGGCGTTCCCGCCGGCGGGACCCAGCGGCCGCGTGACTATCAGCCGCGAGGAGGACGGCCGCTGGCACCTCGAGGAGTGGTCCCGAGACGCTTCCGGGCTGTGGCATCCGGCCCATCTCACGCCACCCGGCGCCGTGCGGCTCGTCCGGCCCTGGGCCGTCGAGGGCGAGGGCGCACCGGGATATCTCGCACTCGAGCTCGAGCGATACGGCGACAGCTATGTGGGCACGCGGTCGCACGTGGCAGGACCCTTCGCGACCGGCTGGTGA
- a CDS encoding Gfo/Idh/MocA family protein: MRFGVVGCGGAGADFADAVVDLPGGRIEAMYDPDPARLRAYSARVAGRPATSVAEVVEDPLVEAVYIATPHHELAPVAVSALEAGKHVLVEKPAALSTAELEALDAAARRAGRTVGVMYVLRHDPAVLAARNLVADGALGEVRQARIQTVIDKPDDYWVAWRADRATAGGGVLLMNSAHQLDMVRFITGLEYASVVAEVSPSEGVEHWAGAVYRMTGGAIVTLTASARSSGARLQERVELEGENGRLELGGARDFVDVHLRSPHAALPAGKWTRLEVGRRSLYRAAVADFVEAVPRDRSPAASTAEARAALAAVTGAYAAAENGVRIALA, translated from the coding sequence ATGCGCTTCGGAGTGGTCGGCTGCGGGGGTGCGGGAGCGGACTTCGCCGACGCGGTCGTCGATCTGCCGGGTGGACGGATCGAGGCGATGTACGATCCCGACCCGGCTCGGCTGCGGGCGTACTCTGCCCGCGTGGCGGGGCGCCCGGCGACCTCAGTGGCTGAGGTCGTCGAGGATCCGCTGGTGGAGGCGGTGTACATCGCGACGCCGCACCATGAGCTCGCTCCGGTCGCTGTGAGCGCGCTGGAGGCGGGCAAGCATGTGCTCGTCGAGAAGCCCGCGGCCCTCTCGACCGCCGAGCTCGAAGCGCTCGACGCGGCCGCGCGGCGGGCCGGGAGAACGGTCGGCGTGATGTACGTGCTTCGGCACGACCCGGCTGTGCTCGCGGCGCGCAACCTCGTCGCCGACGGCGCCCTCGGCGAAGTCCGGCAGGCGCGGATCCAGACGGTCATCGACAAGCCCGATGACTACTGGGTCGCCTGGCGCGCCGACCGGGCGACGGCCGGCGGCGGCGTGCTCCTCATGAACAGCGCGCACCAGCTCGACATGGTGCGGTTCATCACCGGTCTCGAGTACGCGAGCGTTGTCGCGGAGGTGTCGCCGTCCGAGGGCGTCGAGCACTGGGCGGGCGCCGTATACCGGATGACCGGCGGTGCGATCGTCACGCTCACCGCCTCCGCCCGAAGCTCCGGCGCGCGCCTGCAGGAGCGTGTCGAGCTCGAGGGCGAGAACGGGCGCCTCGAGCTCGGTGGCGCGCGCGACTTCGTGGACGTCCATCTGCGCTCGCCGCATGCGGCTCTGCCTGCCGGGAAGTGGACGCGGCTCGAGGTCGGACGGCGGTCGCTCTACCGGGCGGCCGTGGCCGACTTCGTCGAGGCGGTCCCGCGCGACCGCTCTCCCGCGGCGTCGACCGCCGAGGCTCGCGCCGCGCTGGCGGCCGTCACCGGGGCGTACGCGGCCGCGGAGAACGGCGTGCGAATTGCTCTTGCATAG
- a CDS encoding HAD-IIA family hydrolase — translation MTNVVPSAGLLPVPAYRGYAFDLDGTIYLGDRLISGADALVDRLRRRGARVVFVTNKPLDTAADYAAKLSSLGIVAEEPDIVTALDSVGRYLDREHPGAAVLPLAEPLVHDWLERRGHKVTDDPRAANVVLVSFDRTFDYDKLRRGFDAIRHGAVLVGTNPDPYCPTPEGGLPDCGALLAALETATGVAAAAVLGKPSRDMAECFLDRLGVHAAEAVMVGDRLLTDIAMAREAGMRSALVLSGATTKEALRDSDIVPDHVLLDVTGLSGPTAAG, via the coding sequence ATGACGAATGTCGTCCCTTCTGCCGGGCTTCTCCCGGTGCCCGCGTACCGCGGCTACGCATTCGACCTCGACGGAACCATCTACCTCGGCGACCGGCTCATCTCCGGTGCCGATGCGCTCGTCGACCGGCTGCGCCGGCGGGGTGCGCGCGTCGTCTTCGTCACGAACAAGCCGCTCGACACCGCCGCCGACTACGCAGCCAAGCTCAGCTCCCTCGGCATCGTGGCCGAGGAGCCCGACATCGTCACCGCCCTCGACTCGGTCGGTCGCTACCTCGACCGCGAGCACCCGGGTGCCGCCGTGCTGCCGCTGGCCGAACCGCTCGTCCACGACTGGCTCGAGCGCCGCGGCCACAAGGTGACCGACGACCCCCGCGCGGCGAACGTCGTGCTCGTGTCCTTCGACCGGACATTCGACTACGACAAGCTGCGCCGGGGCTTCGATGCCATCCGGCACGGCGCGGTGCTCGTCGGCACGAATCCCGATCCCTACTGCCCCACACCGGAGGGCGGGCTCCCGGACTGCGGGGCGCTCCTCGCCGCGCTCGAGACGGCGACCGGCGTCGCGGCGGCCGCGGTGCTCGGCAAGCCGAGTCGCGACATGGCCGAGTGCTTCCTCGACCGCCTGGGCGTTCATGCCGCCGAGGCCGTCATGGTCGGGGACCGCCTCCTCACAGACATCGCGATGGCGCGCGAGGCCGGGATGCGCTCCGCTCTCGTGCTCAGCGGCGCGACGACGAAGGAGGCGCTGCGCGACTCCGACATCGTCCCCGACCACGTCCTCCTGGACGTCACCGGATTGTCCGGCCCGACCGCGGCCGGCTGA
- a CDS encoding FAD-dependent oxidoreductase encodes MTSSAIGPAQRDRDLAALRRERWDVVVVGGGATGCGVALDAAARGLRVALIERHDLAEGTSSRSSKLLHGGLRYLEQLEFGLVREALRERRLLVRRLAPHLVRVTGFLLPFTKWWERPYLGAGVALYDVMSGLRPGVPRHRHLSRRSLRAAAPDLAPARLRGGLRYSDVQVDDARLVVELARTAAREGAAVLTRVELEDADRTADGYRLQVRDDETGERFEVSAAAVVNAAGVASPEVDLRLGAPEPVCVRASKGVHLVLPRQTISSENAWIVRTRRSVLFLLPWDDHWIVGTTDTPFDGEPTHPRATEGDIRELLAELNALLPVPIDPTDLVSVYAGLRPLVADPRKTDTAAVSRRHLLWQPQPGHVTIVGGKLTTYRTMARDAVDAVVRELQRSVRRCPTTRLPLVGATWGAPTDAWERRYGACADEVRSIVLDEPGLGADLPGATGWSGAEVVHAVRFEGARRLDDVLVRRTRITMTAPDGGRAAADAVADLMAVELGWSNERRTAEIASFLKTLDAEDEALVRLGSRRARVERR; translated from the coding sequence GTGACCTCGAGCGCGATCGGACCGGCGCAGCGGGACCGAGACCTGGCAGCGCTGCGACGCGAGCGGTGGGACGTCGTGGTCGTAGGCGGCGGGGCCACCGGATGCGGCGTGGCGTTGGACGCGGCCGCGCGAGGTCTGCGCGTGGCGCTCATCGAGCGGCACGATCTCGCCGAGGGCACCTCGAGCCGCTCGAGCAAGCTGCTGCACGGCGGGCTGCGCTACCTCGAGCAGCTCGAGTTCGGCCTCGTGCGCGAGGCGCTCCGTGAGCGCAGGCTGCTCGTGCGAAGGCTCGCACCGCACCTCGTCCGCGTGACCGGCTTCCTGCTTCCCTTCACCAAATGGTGGGAGCGTCCATACCTCGGAGCCGGAGTCGCGCTCTACGACGTCATGTCGGGGCTGCGCCCTGGGGTGCCGAGGCACCGGCACCTGTCCCGCAGGAGCCTTCGGGCGGCAGCTCCCGACCTCGCGCCCGCGAGGCTTCGCGGCGGGCTGCGCTACTCGGATGTGCAAGTCGATGACGCGCGTCTGGTTGTGGAGCTTGCCCGTACAGCGGCGCGTGAGGGTGCCGCCGTGCTGACCCGGGTGGAGCTCGAGGACGCCGATCGGACTGCCGACGGCTACCGATTGCAGGTGCGCGACGACGAGACGGGGGAGCGGTTCGAGGTGAGCGCCGCCGCGGTCGTCAATGCCGCAGGCGTGGCCAGTCCCGAGGTGGATCTCAGGCTCGGCGCCCCCGAGCCGGTCTGCGTCCGCGCCTCGAAGGGCGTCCACCTCGTGCTCCCTCGCCAGACGATCTCCTCGGAGAACGCCTGGATCGTGCGGACGCGCCGGAGCGTCCTGTTCTTGCTGCCCTGGGATGACCACTGGATCGTCGGGACGACGGACACGCCCTTCGACGGCGAGCCGACGCACCCGCGCGCGACCGAAGGAGACATCCGGGAGTTGCTCGCGGAGCTGAACGCGTTGCTCCCCGTGCCGATCGATCCCACGGATCTCGTGAGCGTCTACGCCGGGCTGCGGCCCCTCGTCGCCGATCCCCGCAAGACCGATACGGCGGCCGTGTCGCGGCGCCACCTGCTTTGGCAGCCCCAGCCCGGGCACGTCACGATCGTCGGCGGCAAGCTCACGACCTACCGCACGATGGCGAGGGACGCCGTGGACGCGGTCGTTCGTGAGTTGCAGCGCAGCGTGCGCCGGTGCCCCACGACCCGGCTGCCACTCGTCGGTGCGACGTGGGGCGCGCCGACGGACGCCTGGGAGCGCCGGTACGGGGCGTGCGCGGACGAAGTCCGCTCGATCGTCCTCGACGAGCCGGGACTCGGCGCGGATCTGCCGGGTGCGACCGGGTGGAGCGGCGCCGAGGTCGTCCACGCCGTGCGATTCGAAGGGGCGAGGCGACTGGACGACGTGCTGGTCCGCCGCACGCGGATCACCATGACCGCCCCCGACGGCGGCCGGGCGGCGGCGGACGCCGTGGCGGACCTGATGGCCGTCGAGCTCGGCTGGTCGAATGAGCGTCGGACAGCCGAGATCGCGAGCTTCCTCAAGACGCTCGACGCAGAGGATGAGGCGCTCGTGCGCCTCGGGTCGCGCCGCGCACGGGTCGAGCGGCGATGA
- a CDS encoding xylulokinase: MSVALAVDVGTQSVKAAVLGHDGLAPIATAPLAVSAPARGAVEQDPRWFTDALAVAVPAALDLAGVAGRDVARISVSSQLDAVVLHDRDGRTFGPALIWMDRRAVREAQAFARAADPDRVFERTGLNVDASHAAPKVMWLRAHRPDDMRAASFVGSLASFLTAWLTGEVVHDLAQASSTLLMDVRTGSWDTGLAELAGLELERLPGIRPADTAAGTLRAPVAEVLGLTTRCEVLAGTGDDHASHLGGGGMAPGAVVDVVGTAEPVGARVEGAILDPDRLLETHRHAIRDQYLVQHPGFASGGAIRWLAGLLGVGQARVLELCEQSPPGARGVRFVPSLSGALVPRWNPEVDAVFAGLSFATGPADLARAVVEGVCFALRDVVDRMRELGVGHHVRVVGGGSRSRGWLAMKSAVLDAPLAVARVPDAAVVGAAMLAGMAGGEFGSVEEASDRLVGVVEHAVEPDPALVACYRDAHADYRRLFESAEAYGTPRRGERA; encoded by the coding sequence ATGAGCGTCGCGCTCGCGGTGGATGTCGGCACGCAGAGCGTCAAGGCGGCGGTGCTCGGTCACGACGGGCTCGCGCCGATCGCGACCGCGCCGCTGGCAGTGTCGGCTCCGGCCCGCGGCGCTGTCGAGCAGGACCCCCGGTGGTTCACGGACGCGCTCGCCGTCGCGGTGCCCGCCGCACTCGATCTCGCCGGCGTCGCCGGGCGGGATGTGGCGCGGATCTCCGTCTCGAGCCAGCTCGACGCCGTCGTACTCCACGACCGCGACGGGCGCACGTTCGGGCCGGCGCTGATCTGGATGGACCGGCGCGCCGTCCGCGAGGCGCAGGCCTTCGCGCGCGCCGCCGACCCCGATCGCGTCTTCGAGCGGACGGGCCTCAACGTCGACGCCTCGCACGCCGCGCCCAAAGTCATGTGGCTGCGAGCGCATCGTCCTGACGACATGCGCGCGGCGAGCTTCGTCGGCTCGCTCGCCTCCTTCCTCACCGCCTGGCTCACGGGCGAGGTCGTGCACGACCTTGCGCAGGCGTCCTCGACGCTGTTGATGGATGTCCGCACCGGCAGCTGGGACACGGGGCTTGCCGAGCTCGCCGGCCTGGAGCTCGAACGGCTCCCCGGCATCCGCCCCGCCGACACTGCCGCCGGGACTCTGCGTGCCCCCGTCGCCGAGGTTCTGGGTCTGACCACCCGCTGCGAGGTGCTCGCCGGAACGGGCGACGACCACGCCTCTCACCTCGGCGGCGGCGGCATGGCTCCGGGCGCCGTCGTCGATGTCGTCGGCACGGCGGAGCCGGTCGGCGCGCGCGTCGAGGGCGCGATCCTCGATCCCGATCGCCTTCTCGAGACACACCGGCACGCGATCCGTGATCAGTACCTCGTGCAGCACCCGGGCTTCGCATCCGGCGGTGCGATCAGGTGGCTCGCGGGCCTGCTCGGAGTGGGCCAGGCCCGCGTGCTGGAGCTCTGCGAGCAGTCGCCGCCCGGCGCGCGCGGCGTGCGGTTCGTCCCTTCTCTCAGCGGTGCGCTCGTGCCGCGCTGGAATCCTGAGGTCGACGCCGTGTTCGCCGGGCTCTCGTTCGCCACGGGCCCGGCCGACCTCGCCCGCGCCGTCGTCGAAGGGGTGTGCTTCGCGTTGCGGGACGTCGTCGACCGCATGCGGGAACTGGGCGTCGGGCACCACGTGCGCGTCGTCGGGGGAGGATCGCGCAGCCGCGGATGGCTCGCGATGAAGTCGGCCGTCCTCGACGCCCCCCTCGCGGTGGCGCGCGTGCCGGATGCGGCGGTGGTCGGCGCGGCCATGCTCGCCGGGATGGCGGGGGGCGAGTTCGGCTCGGTCGAGGAGGCGAGCGACCGGCTCGTCGGGGTCGTCGAGCACGCGGTCGAACCGGATCCGGCTCTCGTGGCCTGCTATCGGGACGCGCACGCCGACTACCGGCGGCTGTTCGAGTCCGCCGAGGCATACGGAACCCCGAGAAGAGGAGAGCGAGCATGA
- a CDS encoding iron-containing alcohol dehydrogenase, with the protein MIDLSVEVRAIDARRRLGLERLEIGPGALERLESIVAELVAGRPVAVVADATVIDGPDGPLKPDVMRRLARVAEPRLVDLGHDVLADEDTVATATRLVRDAAAVVSVGSGTITDIAKTAAGGRPLVVVQTAASVDGYTDDQSVLLVDGVKRTTPSQWPAALIADTDVLCRAPQELTSSGFGDTVSMFVAPADWYLADTLRMGDGWNERHAFAARRYGASLLADAERIGRSEPSALERLTALLALRGLVMGAAGQTSPSSGMEHTISHLLEMRADASGVAAARHGRQVGAATVLAAALWEILLERLDAGEVGDVRLPDADTVREQIDRAFAPLDRSGGMAAECWRDYGAKLQRARDEDLARRWEGFRDDWAQHRPVVAAVVAGPGELAAALRAAGAGPAFGGDPLLPDESAAAWALRACHLMRRRFTAADLAVYTGMWTDDLLERVLARARQVAMR; encoded by the coding sequence ATGATCGATCTGTCGGTGGAGGTCCGCGCGATCGACGCGCGGCGGCGGCTGGGCTTGGAGAGGTTGGAGATCGGCCCGGGTGCGCTGGAGCGCCTCGAGTCGATCGTCGCGGAGCTCGTGGCGGGGCGTCCTGTCGCGGTGGTGGCCGACGCGACGGTGATCGACGGCCCGGACGGACCGCTCAAGCCGGATGTGATGCGACGGCTCGCGCGCGTCGCCGAGCCCCGGCTCGTCGACCTCGGACACGATGTGCTCGCGGACGAAGACACGGTCGCGACCGCGACACGGCTCGTGCGGGACGCGGCGGCGGTGGTGAGCGTGGGCTCCGGGACGATCACGGACATCGCGAAGACCGCCGCGGGCGGTCGGCCGCTCGTGGTGGTGCAGACGGCGGCATCCGTCGACGGTTACACAGACGACCAGTCCGTGCTCCTGGTGGACGGCGTGAAGCGGACGACGCCGAGCCAGTGGCCGGCTGCCCTCATCGCCGACACCGACGTGCTCTGCCGGGCACCCCAGGAGCTGACCAGCTCAGGGTTCGGCGACACCGTGAGCATGTTCGTCGCGCCGGCGGACTGGTATCTCGCCGACACCTTGCGCATGGGGGATGGCTGGAACGAGCGTCACGCATTCGCCGCGCGTCGGTACGGAGCGTCGCTGCTGGCGGATGCCGAGCGGATCGGACGTTCCGAGCCCTCGGCGCTCGAGCGACTGACCGCTCTGCTCGCACTCCGCGGACTCGTGATGGGAGCGGCCGGGCAGACATCGCCGTCGTCCGGGATGGAGCACACCATCAGCCATCTGCTCGAGATGCGCGCGGACGCCTCCGGCGTCGCCGCGGCCCGGCACGGGCGCCAGGTCGGTGCCGCCACGGTCCTCGCGGCGGCCCTCTGGGAGATTCTCTTGGAGCGGCTGGACGCGGGGGAGGTGGGTGACGTCCGGCTTCCCGATGCGGACACCGTGCGCGAGCAGATCGATCGAGCCTTCGCGCCCTTGGATCGATCAGGGGGCATGGCCGCCGAATGCTGGCGCGACTACGGGGCCAAGCTCCAGCGCGCGCGAGACGAGGACCTCGCGCGACGCTGGGAGGGCTTTCGCGACGACTGGGCGCAGCACCGTCCGGTCGTGGCGGCGGTCGTCGCCGGGCCCGGCGAACTCGCCGCCGCACTGCGGGCAGCGGGTGCGGGGCCGGCATTCGGTGGGGACCCGCTCCTGCCGGATGAGTCCGCCGCCGCCTGGGCATTGCGCGCCTGTCACCTCATGCGCCGCCGCTTCACCGCGGCCGACCTCGCGGTATACACGGGGATGTGGACCGACGATCTGCTCGAGCGCGTGCTGGCGCGCGCGCGCCAGGTTGCGATGCGGTGA
- a CDS encoding extracellular solute-binding protein, which yields MQARSMGVAALAGLALLITSCSAGDSSSEGPVEVTALLIGYPDEDGIDATTGLPRPGIANLEKAFNDAHDDIRLDIINIPWGEGSTGYAAKTEAMIQAAEACLYEMPGYADYGRRGFLVDLNTMIDADPDFENVWGEQLKAAETVDGELFYLPSNTGIRVINWDAKLFEEWGVEPLSKNPTPDEVLEKAAELTGVNPVTGEQNYGYWYQGKYAVWQFLAIAHAMGADWGRVNPDGTMEIDWNTPEYLEALEWFVDAAQYAPDGALSSDAMPEGFLTDQNVVAIIPEGEAGYFLQSFVAEPDLADRYRTSFNFKGDDGLGGLNSVTPVAMADECDHKEQAWEALKWLAGSDESQEYYYDSLGRLPATEDGAAALPEVAALTDGDVILEQSLTAEATYPWASQDPRWAMQTALEGALAGTLTPEQALEQAQAETELWLADQGLAP from the coding sequence ATGCAGGCACGTTCCATGGGGGTGGCCGCACTCGCGGGCCTCGCCCTGCTCATCACTTCCTGCTCGGCAGGAGACAGTTCGTCCGAGGGCCCGGTCGAAGTGACCGCACTGCTCATCGGCTATCCCGACGAGGACGGGATCGACGCCACGACCGGTTTGCCGCGGCCCGGGATCGCCAATCTCGAGAAGGCGTTCAACGACGCTCACGACGACATCCGTCTCGACATCATCAACATCCCGTGGGGTGAGGGGTCGACCGGCTACGCCGCGAAGACCGAGGCGATGATCCAGGCCGCCGAGGCGTGCCTCTACGAGATGCCCGGCTACGCCGACTACGGGCGTCGCGGCTTCCTCGTCGATCTGAACACGATGATCGACGCCGACCCCGACTTCGAGAACGTCTGGGGCGAGCAGCTGAAGGCCGCCGAGACCGTGGACGGCGAGCTCTTCTACCTGCCGAGCAACACCGGCATCCGTGTCATCAACTGGGACGCCAAGCTCTTCGAGGAGTGGGGCGTCGAGCCCTTGTCGAAGAACCCGACCCCGGACGAGGTGCTCGAGAAGGCGGCAGAGCTTACCGGCGTCAACCCGGTCACAGGGGAGCAGAACTACGGCTACTGGTACCAGGGGAAATACGCCGTGTGGCAGTTCCTAGCGATCGCCCACGCGATGGGAGCCGACTGGGGCCGGGTCAATCCCGACGGGACGATGGAGATCGACTGGAACACCCCCGAGTACCTCGAGGCGCTCGAGTGGTTCGTCGACGCGGCCCAGTACGCACCTGACGGCGCGCTCTCATCCGACGCGATGCCCGAGGGGTTCCTCACCGACCAGAACGTCGTCGCAATCATCCCCGAGGGAGAGGCCGGTTACTTCCTGCAGTCGTTCGTCGCCGAGCCGGACCTCGCCGACCGGTACCGAACCTCCTTCAACTTCAAGGGCGACGACGGGCTCGGCGGTCTGAACAGCGTCACGCCGGTGGCGATGGCCGACGAGTGCGACCACAAGGAACAGGCCTGGGAGGCCCTCAAGTGGCTCGCGGGCAGCGATGAGTCGCAGGAGTACTACTACGACTCGCTCGGCCGCCTCCCCGCCACCGAGGACGGGGCCGCAGCGCTCCCGGAAGTGGCCGCGTTGACGGACGGCGACGTCATTCTCGAGCAGTCGCTCACCGCGGAGGCCACTTACCCGTGGGCCTCGCAGGACCCGCGCTGGGCGATGCAGACCGCCCTCGAGGGAGCGCTTGCAGGCACCCTCACTCCGGAGCAGGCCCTCGAGCAGGCGCAGGCCGAGACGGAGCTGTGGCTCGCAGACCAGGGGCTCGCCCCGTGA